The following coding sequences lie in one Sorghum bicolor cultivar BTx623 chromosome 6, Sorghum_bicolor_NCBIv3, whole genome shotgun sequence genomic window:
- the LOC8083336 gene encoding uncharacterized membrane protein At1g16860 has product MLPGRLGEDGKRRGATATATADEDATTDADAATSASAASLNDLCATAAAGAAAGAPAPFPRTAAWAVAALLAVGLGVGALVLAVVHSAALLVVALLLSAAVAAFLLWNAAAAASGRALRRFVDGLQASSLRVAADGQLVKITGFVSCGDISLISSYEKVENCVYTSTLLRKCARWGSVTLNPWNQCSKWKLAHAERFAADFYITDAKSGKRALVKAGHHSKVVPLIDENLLVTTSRDTELSSTLKYWLEERNLSSEEAQVIRLEEGYIREGMRLSVIGMLSKKNGDAMILPPPEPLSTGFVLLSCLLPSYFDGIVLRLVDRSYFVPNSGVS; this is encoded by the exons ATGCTTCCGGGGAGGCTAGGCGAGGACGGGAAGCGACGcggcgccaccgccaccgccaccgccgacgAGGACGCCACCACCGACGCCGACGCAGCcacgtcggcgtcggcggcgtccCTGAACGACCTCTGCGCCACCGCAGCCGCTGGCGCCGCGGCGGGGGCGCCCGCGCCGTTCCCGAGGACGGCCGCGTGGGCGGTCGCCGCGCTGCTCGCGGTGGGCCTTGGGGTCGGCGCCCTCGTCCTGGCCGTCGTGCATAGCGCCGCGCTGCTCGTGGTGGCGCTTCTCCTCTCGGCCGCCGTGGCGGCGTTCCTTCTCTGGAATGCCGCCGCTGCCGCGTCGGGCCGCGCGCTGCGCCGGTTCGTGGACGGGCTCCAGGCCTCCAGCCTCCGCGTCGCGGCCGATGGCCAGCTCGTCAAGATCACCGGA TTTGTTTCATGTGGTGATATTTCATTGATCTCTtcatatgagaaggttgagaaTTGTGTATACACATCTACTCTTTTAAGAAAATGTGCTAGATGGGGTTCTGTGACACTAAATCCTTGGAATCAATGTTCCAAGTGGAAATTAGCACATGCCGAG AGGTTTGCTGCTGATTTCTACATAACAGATGCAAAATCAGGTAAAAGAGCCTTGGTGAAAGCTGGGCACCACTCAAAGGTTGTGCCTCTGATCGATGAAAATCTTCTAGTAACAACAAGCAGGGACACTGAGTTATCTTCCACTCTAAAGTATTGGCTCGAAGAAAGAAACCTTTCTTCTGAAGAAGCTCAGGTTATCCGTCTCGAGGAAGG GTATATCAGAGAAGGAATGCGGTTGAGCGTGATTGGAATGTTGAGCAAGAAGAACGGGGATGCCATGATACTTCCTCCGCCAGAACCTCTGTCGACGGGCTTTGTGTTGCTGTCGTGCCTCCTCCCATCGTATTTTGACGGAATAGTGCTGAGATTGGTCGACAGAAGTTACTTCGTGCCAAACTCTGGCGTCTCATGA
- the LOC8083335 gene encoding homeobox-leucine zipper protein HOX22, which produces MDRPDHHQHQFFMPAPAPATVQVPQPQQQQQQQICVPMMDEPSSFLAGMGGGGGGPSSSSARGERKRRFTEEQIRSLESMFHAHHAKLEPREKAELARELGLQPRQVAIWFQNKRARWRSKQLEHDYAVLRAKFDDLHARVESLKQDKLALTTQLNELSERLREREDRAAGGATTASSSSCNVGGAEAEAEAEDDKRNVVLGCVNNMEPPEPESCVLVGPCATPADVSVESECDDHHHHHLDYDDGFPESYCAMPELWEPWPLVEWNAVA; this is translated from the exons atGGACAGGCCAGACCACCACCAGCACCAGTTCTTcatgccggcgccggcgccggcgacggtGCAGGTGCCGCagccacagcagcagcagcagcagcagatttGCGTGCCGATGATGGACGAGCCGTCGTCGTTCTTGGCGGGGATGGGCGGCGGAGGTGGcgggccgtcgtcgtcgtcggcgaggGGTGAGAGGAAGCGGCGGTTCACGGAGGAGCAGATACGGTCGCTGGAGTCCATGTTCCACGCGCACCACGCCAAGCTGGAGCCCCGGGAGAAGGCGGAGCTGGCGCGGGAGCTGGGCCTGCAGCCCCGGCAGGTGGCCATCTGGTTCCAGAACAAGCGCGCCCGCTGGCGCTCCAAGCAGCTGGAGCACGACTACGCCGTGCTCCGCGCCAAGTTCGACGACCTCCACGCCCGCGTCGAGTCCCTCAAGCAGGACAAGCTCGCCCTCACCACACAG TTGAACGAGCTAAGCGAGAGGCTGAGGGAGCGAGAGGACCgggccgccggcggcgcgacgacggctagcagcagcagctgcaacGTCGGCGGTGCTGaggccgaggccgaggccgaGGACGACAAGAGGAACGTCGTGCTCGGGTGCGTCAACAACATGGAGCCGCCCGAGCCCGAGAGCTGTGTGCTCGTCGGGCCGTGCGCGACGCCGGCGGACGTCTCGGTGGAGTCCGAGTGCgacgaccaccaccaccaccaccttgaCTACGACGACGGGTTCCCGGAGTCCTACTGCGCCATGCCGGAGCTGTGGGAGCCCTGGCCGCTTGTGGAGTGGAATGCGGTGGCCTGA